The Comamonas testosteroni genome contains the following window.
TGGGCGTGAAGCTGGACCCCGTGCAGGCCGCCCAGTGGCTGCAGCGCGCTGCCGAACAGGGCGACGCCAGGGCCCAGAACAGCCTGGGCCGCATGTATATGGATGGCGTGGGCGTCCCGCGCGACTACAAGCTGGCGGCGTCCTGGTTCCAGAAAAGCGCCGAGCAGTGGAATGCCGACGGCCAGAACCATCTGGGCCGTCTGTATCTTTACGGTCTGGGTGTGGAGCAAAGTCCTGCCTATGCGGCGCAATGGTTCCAGCGCGCGGCCGACCAGAATCATGCCGATGCCCAATACAACCTGGGCACCATCTATGCCGAAGGTCTGGGCACGCCCCAGAACTACGGCACGGCCCTGCAGTGGTATCAGAAGGCGGCCGAGCAAGGCCATGCTGCCGCCATCAACAATGTGGGCACCTTGTACGCCGAAGGCCGTGGCGTGCCGCAGAACTATGCGACGGCCATGCAGTGGTTCCGCCGCGCGGCCGACAAGGGCGATGCCTCGGCCCAGTTCAACCTGGCGCGTCTGTATGCCGATGGCCAGGGCGGTACCGCCAGCCCCGCTCAGGCGATGAAGTGGTACACCGCAGCGGCCGAGCAAGGTCATTCCGGTGCGCAGAACCGCCTGGGCGTGATGTACGCCGAAGGCCAGGGCGCTGCGCGCGACTACGGCAAGGCCGTGCAGTGGTATCAGCGTGCGGCCGAACAGGGCGACGCCGCAGCCCAGTACAACCTGGGGATGGTCTATGCACAGGGCCAGGGCGTGCCGCGTGACTATGCCAGGGCCTACTTCTGGTACAACCTGGCAGCCATGGAGCTGGGTGGCGACGCCGCCAAGCGCCGTGATGAAGCGGCCAACAAGCTCAGCATTGCCCAGGTGGCCGAGCAGCAGAACAAGGCCTTGGCCTGGCAGCCCAAGCGCTGATTGCCGCTTGGCATTCTGGCAGGCAAGCGCTTCTCTCGAGAAGCGCTTTTTTATGCCGGCCGGCTCCCGCCGTGGCTCAGGGCATGGCTCGAATGCCGCTGTCCGGTGCAGGTTGGCCGAGCCGGGTTTGCCTGGGCATTGCCTTGCGCGGCCGATGATTTTTAAAACCAAGGAGACAACAATGAACAGGACTTCAATGAATATGCTGGCCGGACTGATGGCTGGCGCAAGCCTGCTTTTGTCCGCGGGCGCACAGGCTCAGGACGCCTTTCCGACCAAGCCCATCCGCATCGTGCTGGGCTTTCCCGCTGGCGGCCCGCTGGATCAGCATGCCCGTCTGCTGACCGACAAGCTGCAGGGTGTGCTCGGTCAGCCGCTGGTGGTGGATTACAAGCCCGGAGCGGGCGGCTCCGTGGGGGCGCAGGACGTGATGCGCTCGCCCGCCGACGGCTACACGCTGATGCTGGCCAATACCGGTGTGATGGTCATCAACCCTGCGCTCTACAGCAAGCTGCCCTACAACACGCTCAAGGATTTCACGCCGATTGCCCGCACCGCCATGCAGCCGCTGGCGCTGCTGGTCAACAACAAGGTGCCGGCCAAGACGCTGACCGAGTTCACGACCTATGCCAAGGCCAACCCCGGCAAGATCAACTTCGGCTCGGCCGGCAACGGCGGCATCAGCCATCTGGTGCCAGAGATGTTCAAGAGCGCAGCGGGCGTGGATCTGGTTCACATTCCCTACAAGGGCAGCGCGCCTGCGTTCACCGATCTGATCGGCGGTCAGGTGCAGTTCATGGCAGAGAGCATTCCGCAGGCTGCGGCCTATCACAAGCAGGGCAAGGTGCGTGCGCTGGCCGTGACCAGCAAGGAGCGCAACCCCGCGCTGCCCGAGGTGCCGACCGCCATCGAGTCCGGCCTCAAGGGCTTCGAGGTGGTGGGCTTCTATGGCTTCCTGGCGCCTGCCGGTCTGCCCAAGGAGGTGACGGCCAAGCTCAGCAATGCCTTCCAGCAGGTGATGAGCATGCCTGACGTGAAGAGCCGCATGGTGGAGCAGGGCGCCGATCCGGCCTTCCTGGGCTCCGAAGCCTTCGGCAAGTTCCTGGCCGGCGAGACGCCGCGCTGGGCGGCAGCCGTCAAGGCCTCCGGCACGAAGCTGGATTGACACCCCCTGAGGCGCTTGCGCGGCTGCCCTGATTTGTAAGTGCCAGTATTGGAGGTGGTGAACGCAAAAAAGCCCGGCCACCTTGCAGTGTCCGGGTTTTTGTTTTGCTATGAATATAGAAGCTTCTTACGCTTGATCTGAAAAAAATTCAGTATGTATTGATACTGAAATTATTGGCAGATCTACGTAAGTAGCTACTGATTTACAGCTGCTCGCCTGTCTGCGCGGGGCTGAAAAGATCCACGCGGTCGGTGATGATGCCGTCCGTGCCCAGGTCGATCAGGCGCTGGGCGGCCCATTGGTCGTTGACGGTGTAGCTGCTGCAGTAGAGGCCGGCGTCATGCACCTTGGCCACCAGCTCGGGC
Protein-coding sequences here:
- a CDS encoding SEL1-like repeat protein, whose protein sequence is MKFTPIAALVMSSLAAFAQSASAQTGAEGRMNFLRDSRAATSGPQFEFSRLQYGPLPIAGSRVASTAGPLQEAERGDAKAQNQLGEMYVHGQGVPQNAATAAQWFRKAAAQGHAGAQNSLGALYANGQGVPQNYREAAQWYGRAAQQNNAVAQYNLSHLYQEGLGVPQSFSTAAQWLEKSAAQGHVTAQFELGQRYLKGDGVAVNYMTAADWFKKAADQGHAQAQNQLGSMLSDGVGVKLDPVQAAQWLQRAAEQGDARAQNSLGRMYMDGVGVPRDYKLAASWFQKSAEQWNADGQNHLGRLYLYGLGVEQSPAYAAQWFQRAADQNHADAQYNLGTIYAEGLGTPQNYGTALQWYQKAAEQGHAAAINNVGTLYAEGRGVPQNYATAMQWFRRAADKGDASAQFNLARLYADGQGGTASPAQAMKWYTAAAEQGHSGAQNRLGVMYAEGQGAARDYGKAVQWYQRAAEQGDAAAQYNLGMVYAQGQGVPRDYARAYFWYNLAAMELGGDAAKRRDEAANKLSIAQVAEQQNKALAWQPKR
- a CDS encoding Bug family tripartite tricarboxylate transporter substrate binding protein produces the protein MNRTSMNMLAGLMAGASLLLSAGAQAQDAFPTKPIRIVLGFPAGGPLDQHARLLTDKLQGVLGQPLVVDYKPGAGGSVGAQDVMRSPADGYTLMLANTGVMVINPALYSKLPYNTLKDFTPIARTAMQPLALLVNNKVPAKTLTEFTTYAKANPGKINFGSAGNGGISHLVPEMFKSAAGVDLVHIPYKGSAPAFTDLIGGQVQFMAESIPQAAAYHKQGKVRALAVTSKERNPALPEVPTAIESGLKGFEVVGFYGFLAPAGLPKEVTAKLSNAFQQVMSMPDVKSRMVEQGADPAFLGSEAFGKFLAGETPRWAAAVKASGTKLD